The following proteins come from a genomic window of Sphaerisporangium rubeum:
- a CDS encoding RNA degradosome polyphosphate kinase, giving the protein MSADTASLTPDQPEEPLPQHERFLNREESMLQFNERVLELAEDPSIPLLERVRYLAIFAGNLDEFFRVRVAGMKRRMATGLLRRTKSGLKPREELARIARVAGELAKRHTAAFHKQISPELAAVGIEVVRWDDLGRDERTAMRKLFRERIRPVLTPLAVDPAHPFPYISGLSLNLAVTVRNPSNGHTVFARVKVPSQLPRFVAASAERFVPMEDVIAAHLGQLFKGMEVVEHHVFRVTRNEDLEVDEDVTENLMQALEKELLMRRFGPPVRLEVEDTITPAVLDLLVEELDVSEHDIFRLQGPLDLSGLHAIADLDRGELLFPSFVPAEAVPGEDSIFSTMRERDVLLHHPYDSFSTSMQRFLEQAAADPNVLAIKQTLYRTSGDSPIVDALIDAAEAGKQVVVVVEIKARFDEHANISWARKLERAGCHVVYGVIGLKTHAKLCLVVRQEASGELRQYCHIGTGNYNPKTARQYEDIGLLTADPLVGEDLTDLFIHLTGYSYHSAYRRLLVAPHSLRGGLLARIEREIAHHMAGRPAHVRIKTNSLVDEPVIDALYAASTAGVPVDLVVRGICTLRPGVPGLSENIRVRSILGRFLEHSRIYEFGYGRRPEIWIGSADLMRRNLDRRVEALVKVSSPQHRAYLSELLDLSMADTTSTWWLGPDGTWTRHHTDEDGRPLLDLQSHLVGSRRWRTVDD; this is encoded by the coding sequence ATGTCCGCTGACACCGCCTCTCTGACGCCTGACCAGCCGGAGGAACCCCTACCCCAGCACGAGCGCTTCCTCAACCGCGAGGAGAGCATGCTCCAGTTCAACGAGCGCGTGCTGGAACTGGCCGAGGACCCCTCGATCCCCTTGCTGGAACGGGTGCGCTATCTAGCGATCTTCGCAGGAAACCTCGACGAGTTCTTCCGGGTACGTGTCGCGGGGATGAAACGCCGCATGGCCACCGGACTGCTGCGGCGCACCAAGAGCGGGCTGAAGCCCCGCGAGGAGCTCGCCAGGATCGCGCGGGTCGCCGGCGAGCTGGCGAAGCGCCACACCGCGGCCTTCCACAAGCAGATCTCGCCGGAACTGGCGGCCGTCGGCATCGAGGTGGTCCGCTGGGACGACCTCGGCCGGGACGAACGCACCGCGATGCGCAAACTGTTCCGCGAGCGCATCCGTCCGGTGCTCACGCCGCTCGCGGTCGACCCGGCGCACCCGTTCCCGTACATCTCGGGCCTGTCGCTCAACCTCGCCGTCACCGTGCGCAACCCGAGCAACGGCCACACCGTGTTCGCGCGGGTCAAGGTCCCCTCGCAGCTCCCCCGATTCGTCGCCGCCTCCGCCGAACGGTTCGTGCCGATGGAGGACGTGATAGCCGCGCACCTCGGCCAGTTGTTCAAAGGCATGGAGGTGGTCGAGCACCACGTCTTCCGCGTCACGCGCAACGAGGACCTCGAAGTCGACGAGGACGTCACAGAGAACCTCATGCAGGCCCTGGAGAAGGAACTGCTGATGCGGCGCTTCGGCCCGCCGGTGCGCCTGGAGGTCGAGGACACCATCACCCCCGCGGTGCTGGACCTGCTGGTGGAGGAGCTCGACGTCTCCGAGCACGACATCTTCCGGCTCCAGGGGCCGCTGGACCTGTCCGGTCTGCACGCCATCGCCGACCTCGACCGCGGCGAGCTGCTGTTCCCGTCGTTCGTGCCGGCCGAGGCCGTGCCGGGTGAGGACAGCATCTTCTCCACCATGCGCGAGCGCGACGTCCTGCTGCACCACCCCTACGACTCCTTCTCCACGAGCATGCAGCGCTTCCTGGAGCAGGCCGCGGCCGACCCCAACGTGCTCGCCATCAAGCAGACGCTGTACCGCACCAGCGGCGACTCCCCCATCGTGGACGCGCTGATCGACGCGGCCGAGGCCGGCAAACAGGTCGTGGTGGTCGTCGAGATCAAGGCGCGGTTCGACGAGCACGCCAACATCTCGTGGGCCCGCAAGCTGGAGCGCGCCGGCTGCCACGTCGTGTACGGCGTGATCGGCCTGAAGACGCACGCCAAGCTGTGCCTGGTCGTCCGGCAGGAGGCCTCAGGCGAGCTGCGGCAGTACTGTCACATCGGGACCGGCAACTACAACCCCAAGACCGCCAGGCAGTACGAGGACATCGGCCTGCTCACCGCGGACCCGCTGGTCGGCGAGGACCTCACCGACCTGTTCATCCACCTCACCGGGTACTCCTACCACTCGGCGTACCGCCGGCTGCTCGTCGCGCCGCACTCGCTGCGCGGCGGACTGCTCGCCAGGATCGAGCGCGAGATCGCGCACCACATGGCGGGCCGGCCCGCGCACGTGCGGATCAAGACCAACTCACTGGTCGACGAGCCCGTGATCGACGCGCTGTACGCCGCCTCGACGGCCGGTGTGCCGGTGGACCTGGTAGTACGCGGCATCTGCACCTTGCGACCGGGTGTGCCGGGGCTGTCGGAGAACATCCGGGTACGCAGCATCCTCGGACGGTTCCTCGAACACTCCCGGATCTACGAGTTCGGGTACGGCAGGCGGCCGGAGATCTGGATCGGCAGCGCCGACCTGATGCGCCGCAACCTCGACCGCAGGGTCGAGGCGCTGGTGAAGGTCAGCAGCCCCCAGCACCGGGCCTACCTGTCGGAGCTGCTCGACCTGTCCATGGCGGACACGACGAGCACCTGGTGGCTCGGCCCCGACGGCACCTGGACCCGCCACCACACCGACGAGGACGGCAGACCCTTGCTCGACCTGCAATCCCATCTGGTCGGCAGCAGACGGTGGAGGACCGTGGATGACTGA
- a CDS encoding ABC-F family ATP-binding cassette domain-containing protein: MNLVNLESVSLSYGPKPLLRDVSLGIESGDRIGVVGRNGDGKTTLISVIAGLVAPHEGRVTHNRGLRVGVVAQADDMAPALTVGDVVLDGRAEHEWAGDQGIREILANLLGGIDLQARAGELSGGERRRTALARVLIGDHDLIVLDEPTNHLDIEAIAWLAGHLAGRRSALLVVTHDRWFLDAVSTRTWEVVDGAVHRYEGGYAAYVLAKAERARIAQATEERRQNLMRKEIAWLRRGPPARTSKPKFRIEAAQALIADEPPARNTVELLSFASARLGRTVYDLEQVTLHAGGPGQGPLVLDDCTFQFGPGDRIGLIGVNGSGKSSVLRLLSGSVAPDAGRVTRGRTVRLAHLSQELAELDPTRRVLETVEEVKQFIKVGKREWTASQLLERLGFRGDAQWKVVGDLSGGERRRLQLLRLLMDDPNVLLLDEPTNDLDIETLNELEDLLDAWPATLVLVSHDRYFLERVTDRCVALLGDGRLSLLPGGVDEYLQRRSAGTALTARTASPAAAQAPAAVAEAAPEMSAKELREAQKELSRLERRLQRIGEQEASLHAAMAASASDYGRLAEMDAELKSLASERESVELEWMELAERLEG; this comes from the coding sequence ATGAATCTGGTGAATCTGGAATCGGTCTCCCTGTCCTACGGGCCCAAACCGCTGTTGCGGGACGTGTCGCTCGGCATCGAGTCGGGGGACCGCATCGGTGTCGTGGGACGCAACGGCGACGGCAAGACCACGCTCATCTCGGTGATCGCGGGGCTGGTGGCCCCCCATGAGGGCCGCGTCACGCACAACCGCGGGCTGCGGGTCGGGGTGGTCGCGCAGGCCGACGACATGGCCCCCGCGCTGACCGTCGGCGACGTCGTCCTCGACGGCCGCGCGGAGCACGAGTGGGCCGGTGATCAGGGGATCCGTGAGATCCTCGCCAACCTGCTCGGCGGCATCGACCTCCAGGCGCGCGCCGGTGAGCTGTCGGGTGGCGAGCGGCGCCGCACGGCGCTGGCACGGGTGCTGATCGGCGACCACGACCTGATCGTGCTGGACGAGCCGACCAACCACCTCGACATCGAGGCCATCGCCTGGCTCGCCGGCCACCTCGCCGGCCGCCGCTCGGCGCTGCTGGTGGTCACGCACGACCGGTGGTTCCTCGACGCGGTGTCGACCCGCACGTGGGAGGTCGTGGACGGCGCCGTCCACCGCTACGAAGGCGGCTACGCGGCGTACGTGCTGGCCAAGGCCGAGCGGGCCCGCATCGCGCAGGCGACCGAGGAGCGCAGGCAGAACCTCATGCGCAAGGAGATCGCGTGGCTGCGCCGCGGCCCGCCGGCGCGCACGTCCAAGCCGAAGTTCCGCATCGAGGCGGCGCAGGCCCTGATCGCCGACGAGCCGCCGGCGCGCAACACCGTCGAGCTGCTGTCGTTCGCCTCCGCCAGGCTCGGCAGGACGGTGTACGACCTGGAGCAGGTCACGCTGCACGCCGGTGGCCCCGGCCAGGGCCCGCTCGTGCTGGACGACTGCACCTTCCAGTTCGGCCCCGGCGACCGCATCGGCCTGATCGGCGTGAACGGTTCCGGCAAGTCGTCGGTGCTGCGGCTGCTGTCCGGCTCGGTGGCCCCCGACGCCGGCCGGGTGACGCGGGGCCGCACGGTGCGCCTGGCCCACCTGTCGCAGGAGCTGGCCGAGCTGGACCCCACCCGGCGGGTGCTGGAGACCGTCGAGGAGGTCAAGCAGTTCATCAAGGTCGGCAAGCGCGAGTGGACGGCGTCCCAGCTGCTCGAACGGCTCGGGTTCCGTGGCGACGCGCAGTGGAAGGTCGTCGGCGACCTGTCCGGCGGCGAGCGGCGGCGCCTGCAGTTGCTGCGCCTGCTGATGGACGACCCCAATGTGCTGCTGCTCGACGAGCCGACCAACGATCTCGACATCGAGACCCTGAACGAGCTGGAGGACCTGCTCGACGCCTGGCCCGCCACGCTGGTGCTGGTCAGCCACGACCGTTACTTCCTCGAACGCGTCACCGACCGCTGCGTGGCCCTGCTCGGCGACGGCCGCCTGTCGCTGCTGCCGGGTGGCGTGGACGAGTACCTCCAGCGCCGCTCGGCGGGGACCGCGCTGACGGCGCGGACCGCCTCTCCCGCGGCGGCGCAGGCGCCTGCGGCCGTCGCCGAGGCGGCCCCGGAGATGAGCGCCAAGGAGCTGCGTGAGGCCCAGAAGGAGCTGTCCCGGCTGGAGCGCCGCCTGCAACGCATCGGGGAGCAGGAGGCCTCGCTGCACGCCGCCATGGCCGCGTCGGCGTCCGACTACGGCAGGCTCGCCGAGATGGACGCCGAGCTGAAGAGCCTGGCGTCGGAGCGCGAGTCGGTCGAGCTGGAGTGGATGGAGCTGGCCGAGCGCCTGGAGGGGTGA
- a CDS encoding CYTH and CHAD domain-containing protein, with protein MALEVEDKFDVPAGFLIPDMSGVPGCAVVAGPKTYRMVAVYFDTPDLRLASRGITLRRRRGGDDAGWHLKLPKAKGAREEIGVPLTRSATVVPPEIADMVLAYSRREPLVPVAELATRREVTVLRDADGRPLIEIADDTVKGTVYGDVWGGARRVERWREVEAEIKDGDTGHLKRTGKALRKAGATPAASGSKLGRLLGDAVPVSPLAEPAGGTAGRVVVDYLKSQVDALTAQDPQVRREGYDAVHQMRVASRRLRSAMKSFGGVVAGTDEIQEELRWIAAVLGEARDLEVIHERFGTLLRSVPAGLVVGPIRVRLDDDLLARHREALVRVDEAMRGERYFALLDRLDALVANPPLTPLAMKQADKVLGKVAVKSWGRVVRRYDIAQSTADPCEREIAMHDVRKAAKRARYTAESLKSLLGDRATAMARRAKTVQEVLGVHQDGVVAQEILVEEAARARAAGEDTFTYGVLVGLEHAEAKRSHEDFPRVWAEAQI; from the coding sequence ATGGCGCTCGAAGTGGAAGACAAGTTCGACGTCCCGGCGGGTTTCCTGATCCCCGACATGTCCGGTGTCCCCGGCTGCGCGGTGGTCGCCGGGCCGAAGACCTACCGCATGGTGGCCGTGTACTTCGACACCCCCGACCTGCGCCTGGCGTCCCGTGGCATCACTCTGCGCCGCCGCCGCGGCGGCGACGACGCCGGATGGCACCTCAAGCTCCCCAAGGCCAAAGGCGCGCGTGAGGAGATCGGCGTACCGCTCACCCGCAGCGCGACGGTCGTGCCGCCGGAGATCGCGGACATGGTCCTCGCCTACAGCCGCCGCGAGCCGCTGGTGCCGGTGGCCGAACTCGCCACCCGCCGCGAGGTGACGGTCCTGCGCGACGCGGACGGCCGTCCCCTGATCGAGATCGCCGACGACACGGTCAAAGGCACCGTGTACGGCGACGTGTGGGGAGGCGCGCGGCGCGTCGAGCGGTGGCGCGAGGTCGAGGCCGAGATCAAGGACGGCGACACCGGCCACCTGAAGCGGACCGGCAAGGCGCTGCGCAAGGCCGGGGCCACGCCGGCCGCGTCCGGCAGCAAGCTCGGCCGCCTGCTCGGTGACGCCGTCCCGGTGTCCCCGCTCGCCGAACCGGCCGGCGGCACCGCGGGCCGGGTCGTGGTCGACTACCTGAAGTCGCAGGTCGACGCGCTGACCGCGCAGGACCCCCAGGTGCGGCGTGAGGGGTACGACGCGGTGCACCAGATGCGGGTGGCGAGCCGCCGCCTGCGCAGCGCCATGAAGTCGTTCGGCGGCGTGGTGGCCGGGACCGACGAGATCCAGGAGGAGCTGCGCTGGATCGCCGCGGTGCTCGGCGAGGCCCGCGACCTGGAGGTCATCCACGAGCGTTTCGGCACGCTGCTGCGGTCCGTCCCCGCCGGTCTGGTGGTCGGCCCGATCCGGGTGCGCCTGGACGACGACCTGCTCGCGCGGCACCGTGAGGCCCTGGTGCGGGTGGACGAGGCGATGCGCGGCGAGCGGTACTTCGCGCTGCTCGACCGGCTGGACGCGCTGGTCGCCAACCCGCCGCTCACCCCGCTCGCCATGAAGCAGGCCGACAAGGTCCTCGGCAAGGTGGCGGTGAAGAGCTGGGGCCGCGTGGTGCGCAGGTACGACATCGCGCAGAGCACCGCGGACCCCTGCGAGCGCGAGATCGCCATGCACGACGTGCGCAAGGCCGCCAAAAGGGCCCGCTACACCGCCGAGTCCCTCAAGTCCCTGCTCGGCGACCGTGCGACGGCCATGGCCAGGCGCGCCAAGACCGTGCAGGAAGTGCTCGGGGTGCACCAGGACGGCGTGGTCGCGCAGGAGATCCTCGTCGAGGAGGCCGCCAGGGCCCGCGCCGCGGGAGAGGACACCTTCACCTACGGCGTGCTCGTCGGGCTCGAGCACGCCGAGGCGAAGCGTTCCCACGAGGACTTCCCCCGCGTGTGGGCCGAGGCCCAGATCTGA
- a CDS encoding TetR/AcrR family transcriptional regulator, giving the protein MTESRARVRMTGKERREQLIGVSRTLFAEKGFDGTSIEEIAASAKVSKPVVYEHFGGKEGIYAVVVDREMQRLLGLVAGALGTGHPKIRLERAALALLQYVEESSEGFRILVRDSHAASGTGTFASLISDIASQVEDVLADQFAERGFEPTHAPMYAQMLVGMVALTGQWWLDVRSPDRKDVAAHLVNLAWNGLTSLDPQPRLTAASERAVITPPPDFEFPPLPPATEKEAKEREKARARELRELEKTRERELKEQEKELREQEKARERELKEQEKQRQREQREQEKLQREQEKQRVRELREEERLRDRQRREAERLRAQEAKVAEQADETPRQLGVRD; this is encoded by the coding sequence ATGACCGAGTCCCGCGCACGCGTACGCATGACCGGTAAGGAGCGCAGGGAGCAACTGATCGGGGTCAGCCGCACCCTGTTCGCGGAGAAGGGATTCGACGGCACGTCCATCGAGGAGATCGCCGCGAGCGCGAAGGTCTCCAAGCCCGTCGTCTACGAGCACTTCGGCGGCAAGGAAGGCATCTACGCGGTGGTCGTGGACCGCGAGATGCAGCGGCTGCTCGGCCTGGTGGCCGGAGCGCTCGGCACCGGTCACCCCAAGATCCGCCTGGAGCGCGCCGCGCTGGCCCTGCTGCAGTACGTCGAGGAGTCCAGTGAGGGCTTCCGCATCCTGGTGCGCGACTCGCACGCCGCGTCGGGGACCGGCACCTTCGCCAGCCTGATCAGCGACATCGCGAGCCAGGTCGAGGACGTCCTCGCCGACCAGTTCGCCGAGCGCGGCTTCGAGCCGACCCACGCGCCGATGTACGCGCAGATGCTGGTCGGCATGGTCGCGCTCACCGGCCAGTGGTGGCTGGACGTGCGCAGCCCCGACCGCAAGGACGTGGCGGCCCACCTGGTCAACCTGGCCTGGAACGGTCTGACGAGCCTGGACCCGCAGCCGCGCCTCACCGCCGCCTCCGAGCGCGCCGTCATCACCCCTCCACCGGACTTCGAGTTCCCACCGCTGCCTCCGGCCACCGAGAAGGAGGCCAAGGAACGCGAGAAGGCCCGGGCCAGAGAACTGCGCGAGCTGGAGAAGACCCGTGAGCGTGAGCTCAAGGAGCAGGAGAAGGAGCTCCGCGAGCAGGAGAAGGCCAGGGAGCGCGAGCTCAAGGAGCAGGAGAAGCAGCGGCAGCGCGAGCAGCGGGAGCAGGAGAAGCTGCAGCGCGAGCAGGAGAAGCAGCGGGTCAGGGAGTTACGTGAGGAGGAGCGGCTGCGTGATCGGCAGCGACGCGAGGCCGAGCGCCTCCGAGCCCAGGAGGCCAAGGTCGCCGAGCAGGCCGATGAGACGCCGCGGCAACTTGGGGTTCGCGATTAA
- a CDS encoding NUDIX hydrolase, translating to MTDQQVHPTALIHAAGALVWRGDPAEPEIALVHRPRFDDWTFPKGKVKAGEHVIAGALREVAEETGLSVALGRHLPPVHYLKGGRLKRVDYWAARAVEQVASEPSDEVDRTEWLPIEQVRSRLTYEWDGALLRALMAAPLDTTPFLLVRHGYAGARHEWQGDDDLRPLDDNGVAQAAAIATVLPGYRPGSLISSPSKRCVQTLLPYAATRDLPIRTERLLSETEYDAAHGPDMVLGWLDAEGPAALCGHGKVLPELIATMTERRYSGHVEDTHLRKGGIAVLHHKDGQVVAVERYNT from the coding sequence ATGACTGACCAGCAGGTGCACCCCACCGCTCTCATCCACGCCGCCGGCGCGCTGGTGTGGCGCGGCGACCCGGCCGAGCCGGAGATCGCGCTCGTCCACCGGCCGAGATTCGACGACTGGACCTTCCCCAAAGGCAAGGTGAAGGCCGGTGAGCACGTCATCGCCGGCGCGCTGCGCGAGGTCGCCGAGGAGACCGGGCTCAGCGTCGCGCTCGGCCGCCACCTGCCGCCGGTGCACTACCTGAAAGGCGGGAGGCTCAAGCGGGTCGACTACTGGGCCGCGCGTGCCGTCGAACAGGTGGCGTCGGAGCCGTCCGACGAGGTCGACCGCACCGAATGGCTGCCGATCGAGCAGGTGCGGTCCCGGCTCACCTACGAGTGGGACGGCGCGCTGCTGCGCGCGCTCATGGCGGCGCCGCTGGACACCACACCGTTCCTGCTGGTCAGGCACGGGTACGCCGGCGCGCGGCACGAGTGGCAAGGTGACGACGACCTGCGGCCCCTGGACGACAACGGCGTCGCGCAGGCCGCCGCCATCGCCACCGTGCTGCCGGGGTACCGCCCCGGGTCGCTGATCAGCTCACCGAGCAAGCGGTGCGTGCAGACGCTGCTGCCGTACGCCGCGACGCGCGACCTGCCGATCCGCACCGAGCGGCTGCTCAGCGAGACCGAGTACGACGCCGCGCACGGGCCGGACATGGTGCTCGGCTGGCTGGACGCCGAAGGGCCGGCGGCGCTGTGCGGCCACGGCAAGGTGCTCCCCGAGCTGATCGCCACCATGACCGAGCGGCGGTACAGCGGCCACGTGGAGGACACCCACCTGCGAAAAGGCGGCATCGCCGTGCTGCACCACAAGGACGGGCAGGTCGTGGCGGTCGAGCGCTACAACACCTGA
- a CDS encoding 4-(cytidine 5'-diphospho)-2-C-methyl-D-erythritol kinase: protein MTSVTVRVPAKVNLQLAVGPRRDDGYHDLVNVFQAVSLFDEVTATTGPGAGGPLTSGDVTASVVVEGEAADQVPLDATNLAVRAAFAVGARAGRPVDVALRIRKAIPVAGGMAGGSADAAAALVACDELWGLALPRDELMDIAADLGSDVPFALLGGTAVGTGRGERLTSLAGGGEYHWVFALADGGLSTAKVYAECDRLREATGEPAAWPEASARLLAALEAADAKELGESLTNDLQPAAVLLHRPLSRTLAAGREYGALGALVSGSGPTCAFLAGSADHARELALALDVAGVCRATVTARGPVPGATVIGATA, encoded by the coding sequence GTGACTTCCGTGACCGTTCGCGTGCCGGCCAAGGTCAACCTGCAGCTCGCCGTGGGTCCCCGGCGGGACGACGGCTACCACGACCTGGTGAACGTCTTCCAGGCCGTCTCGTTGTTCGACGAGGTCACGGCCACCACAGGTCCCGGCGCGGGTGGGCCGCTGACCTCGGGTGACGTGACCGCGAGCGTGGTCGTCGAAGGCGAGGCCGCCGACCAGGTCCCTCTCGACGCGACCAACCTCGCGGTGCGCGCCGCGTTCGCGGTGGGTGCGCGGGCTGGCCGTCCGGTGGACGTCGCGCTGCGCATCCGCAAGGCCATCCCCGTGGCCGGAGGCATGGCGGGAGGCAGCGCGGACGCCGCGGCGGCGCTGGTCGCCTGCGACGAGCTGTGGGGCCTCGCGCTGCCGAGGGACGAGCTGATGGACATCGCCGCCGATCTCGGCAGCGACGTGCCGTTCGCGCTGCTCGGCGGCACGGCGGTCGGCACCGGCCGCGGCGAGCGGCTCACCTCCCTCGCCGGCGGCGGCGAGTACCACTGGGTCTTCGCGCTCGCCGACGGCGGCCTGTCCACGGCCAAGGTGTACGCCGAGTGCGACCGTCTCCGTGAGGCCACCGGCGAACCGGCCGCCTGGCCCGAGGCCTCGGCACGCCTGCTCGCCGCGCTCGAGGCCGCCGACGCCAAGGAGCTCGGCGAGTCCCTCACCAACGACCTCCAGCCGGCCGCCGTGCTGCTCCACCGGCCCCTGTCGCGCACCCTGGCGGCGGGCCGTGAGTACGGCGCGCTCGGCGCTCTGGTGTCCGGCTCCGGCCCCACCTGCGCGTTCCTGGCCGGTTCCGCCGACCACGCGCGGGAGCTGGCGCTGGCGCTCGACGTGGCCGGTGTGTGCCGCGCCACCGTCACCGCGCGCGGCCCGGTCCCCGGCGCCACCGTGATCGGCGCCACCGCCTGA
- a CDS encoding MarR family transcriptional regulator: MRDEVDQLVASWRQERPDLDVTPLQVLSRVSRLAKHLDRARRAAFAEHDLEPWEFDVLTTLRRAGEPYELSPGALLRATLVTSGTMTNRIDRLAAARLVRRRPDPEDRRGVLVSLTDAGRERVDAAFADLLRRERELLAGLAPADQRTLAGLLRTILAPFDAAHNGA, from the coding sequence GTGCGGGACGAGGTGGACCAGCTCGTGGCCTCCTGGCGCCAGGAGCGTCCCGACCTCGACGTCACCCCCCTCCAGGTGCTGAGCCGCGTGTCCCGGCTGGCCAAGCACCTCGACCGCGCGCGGCGCGCCGCGTTCGCCGAGCACGACCTGGAGCCGTGGGAGTTCGACGTGCTCACCACGCTGCGCCGGGCCGGGGAGCCGTACGAGCTCAGCCCCGGCGCGCTGCTGCGCGCCACCCTCGTCACCTCGGGAACCATGACCAACCGCATCGACCGTCTCGCCGCCGCGCGCCTCGTGCGCCGACGACCCGACCCCGAGGACCGGCGCGGTGTGCTGGTCTCCCTCACCGACGCCGGCCGTGAGCGGGTGGACGCGGCCTTCGCCGACCTGCTGCGCCGCGAACGCGAACTGCTCGCCGGCCTCGCCCCCGCCGACCAGCGCACCCTGGCGGGCCTGCTGCGCACGATCCTCGCGCCGTTCGACGCGGCCCACAACGGCGCCTGA
- a CDS encoding trans-aconitate 2-methyltransferase, whose product MSRDMWDPEVYGRYADERARPFFELLARVRADAPERVTDLGCGSGELTLELARRWPRAVVHGIDSSPAMIAKAPPGPSFTVGDVRDWHPDTLVDVIFSNAVLQWVPEHRELLARWTGFLRPGGSLAFQVPGNFDAPSHARVREVCRSAKWRDELGDLARYDPVDGPEDYLRLLAGPGREVDAWETTYVHVLPGEDAVLKWISGTALRPMFDRLGPERSGDFVADCAAALAEDYPREPFGTAFPFRRVFVVANKK is encoded by the coding sequence ATGTCAAGAGATATGTGGGACCCCGAGGTGTACGGCAGGTACGCGGACGAGCGTGCCAGGCCCTTCTTCGAGCTGCTGGCGCGGGTGCGCGCCGACGCTCCCGAGCGTGTGACCGACCTCGGCTGCGGCTCCGGCGAGCTCACCCTTGAGCTGGCCCGCCGCTGGCCGCGCGCCGTCGTGCACGGCATCGACTCCTCACCCGCCATGATCGCCAAAGCGCCGCCGGGGCCGTCCTTCACGGTGGGGGACGTCCGCGACTGGCACCCCGACACTCTAGTGGACGTGATCTTCTCCAACGCCGTCCTGCAGTGGGTTCCGGAGCACCGCGAGCTGCTGGCCCGCTGGACCGGCTTCCTGCGGCCCGGCGGCAGCCTGGCGTTCCAGGTGCCCGGCAACTTCGACGCGCCGAGCCACGCGCGGGTGCGCGAGGTGTGCCGTTCGGCGAAGTGGCGGGACGAGCTCGGCGATCTGGCGCGCTACGACCCGGTCGACGGCCCCGAGGACTACCTGCGGCTGCTCGCCGGGCCCGGCCGCGAGGTGGACGCCTGGGAGACGACGTACGTGCATGTGCTCCCCGGTGAGGACGCCGTGCTGAAATGGATCAGCGGCACGGCGCTGCGGCCCATGTTCGACCGGCTCGGCCCCGAGCGGAGCGGCGACTTCGTGGCCGACTGCGCCGCGGCGCTCGCCGAGGACTACCCGCGCGAGCCGTTCGGCACGGCGTTCCCGTTCCGGCGCGTTTTCGTGGTGGCCAACAAAAAATGA
- a CDS encoding acyl-CoA desaturase encodes MTVVADRATPPPRPDLEPEPKSNFERVLLVVFVAVPFLALVAAVPMAWGSFLGWSDVVIGLVFYVVTGLGVTVGYHRYFTHGSFKANRPLKIVLAIAGSLSLEMGVIDWVATHRRHHKYSDKEGDPHSPWRFGNDWKALTKGLLFAHIGWMFSSERTNRERFARDLINDKDINRIHNAFPYLVATSLILPAVLGGLFTWSITGALTAFFWASLVRISLLHHVTWSINSVCHVFGKEDFEVRDKSRNVWWLAIPSFGESWHNLHHCDPTSARHGALKGQLDPSARVIRWFEQAGWAYDVRWPTPERLAAKRVA; translated from the coding sequence ATGACAGTCGTCGCCGATCGCGCCACACCACCACCGAGGCCCGACCTGGAGCCCGAGCCCAAGAGCAACTTCGAGCGCGTGCTGCTCGTCGTCTTCGTCGCGGTACCGTTCCTGGCCCTGGTCGCGGCCGTCCCCATGGCGTGGGGCAGCTTCCTCGGCTGGAGCGACGTCGTGATCGGCCTGGTCTTCTACGTGGTGACCGGCCTCGGCGTCACCGTCGGGTACCACCGCTACTTCACGCACGGCTCGTTCAAGGCCAACCGGCCCCTCAAGATCGTGCTCGCCATCGCGGGCAGCCTGTCGCTCGAAATGGGTGTCATCGACTGGGTGGCCACCCACCGGCGCCACCACAAGTACTCCGACAAGGAGGGTGACCCGCACTCGCCGTGGCGCTTCGGCAACGACTGGAAGGCGCTGACCAAGGGCCTGCTCTTCGCGCACATCGGCTGGATGTTCTCCTCCGAGCGCACCAACCGCGAGCGGTTCGCGCGTGACCTGATCAACGACAAGGACATCAACCGCATCCACAACGCGTTCCCGTACCTGGTCGCGACCTCGCTGATCCTGCCGGCGGTGCTCGGCGGCCTGTTCACCTGGTCGATCACCGGCGCGCTCACCGCGTTCTTCTGGGCCAGCCTGGTGCGCATCTCGCTGCTGCACCACGTCACCTGGTCGATCAACTCGGTGTGCCACGTGTTCGGCAAGGAGGACTTCGAGGTCCGCGACAAGTCGCGCAACGTGTGGTGGCTGGCCATCCCGTCCTTCGGCGAGTCGTGGCACAACCTGCACCACTGCGACCCGACCTCCGCGCGGCACGGCGCGCTCAAGGGTCAGCTCGACCCGAGCGCACGCGTGATCCGCTGGTTCGAGCAGGCCGGATGGGCCTACGACGTGCGCTGGCCGACGCCTGAGCGTCTGGCGGCGAAGCGAGTTGCCTGA